From a region of the Podospora pseudopauciseta strain CBS 411.78 chromosome 7 map unlocalized CBS411.78m_7, whole genome shotgun sequence genome:
- a CDS encoding uncharacterized protein (COG:G; COG:O; EggNog:ENOG503NYWS), giving the protein MASLKAVAALAAVTLVGRVTATEVFLPPCLDPFQPFVYSGCFSEASGTQILPYRSPATPDDMTVEKCVAECKGNGYRYAGLVYYGVCYCGQTVKGDLTEESECSFPCKGDDTQICGANGKFSIYQDPTFVPVDQTTIADYDPLGCWTDDSPQGRALSYRQDSVDGATMTTEKCLQACHAGGFPFAGTEYGGECYCGVVIGNDTYSAPTSECNMACNGAPDEKCGGPGRLNLYAADELLSLEPCGYEPPVVSSSSELPVVSTVTTESSTSTPLVEEEPTTSTTFEEPTSTSTPLPTLPPTTSTTAPVSTTSTTSSVCVTTTVIPPKCEYKCGKWCSNPLPDWENDAKSCKAAWTNCLLQVASCFKNAGFPQSLECFNFGQWCADVDDYCVKTPKGKKHDFFGKKPPKGGSPATTVTVTTACPTAAPTSTKPATTTKPATTTTICPTPSPTNICKQPTNNYYGYKPGKPVGGIDLPVVTCNDLVSDWPSYPFKRYSDPDTRKCKKYSRSTPSTACQDACKEQYEDCLDVYAEGCRNNKFRPRQDSYFQQMEKRTFWGGWSDSFNGAKDKCRAQYNDCLSVNRNVDVKGKCNKFCE; this is encoded by the exons ATGGCCAGCCTCAAGGCCGTGGCTGCCCTCGCGGCAGTCACCTTGGTTGGTCGTGTCACCGCCACCGAGGTCTTCCTCCCACCATGCCTGGACCCCTTCCAGCCTTTCGTCTACTCGGGGTGCTTCTCCGAGGCCAGTGGCACCCAGATCCTCCCCTACCGCAGCCCGGCAACTCCTGATGACATGACCGTCGAGAAGTGCGTTGCTGAGTGCAAGGGCAATGGCTACAGGTATGCCGGTCTCGTCTACTACGGCGTCTGCTACTGCGGTCAAACCGTGAAGGGTGACCTCACCGAGGAGTCTGAGTGCAGCTTCCCCTGCAAGGGTGATGACACCCAGATCTGCGGTGCCAACGGCAAATTCTCCATCTACCAGGACCCTACCTTCGTCCCCGTCGACCAGACCACCATTGCCGACTATGATCCTCTTGGATGCTGGACCGACGACTCTCCTCAGGGAAGAGCCCTTTCCTACCGCCAGGACTCCGTCGATGGCGCCACCATGACCACTGAGAAGTGCTTGCAGGCTTGCCATGCCGGCGGTTTCCCCTTTGCCGGTACTGAGTATGGCG GTGAATGCTACTGCGGTGTTGTCATTGGCAATGACACCTACTCTGCCCCCACCTCCGAGTGCAACATGGCCTGCAACGGTGCCCCTGACGAGAAGTGCGGTGGCCCTGGTCGCCTTAACCTCTACGCCGCCGACGAGCTCCTGTCTCTCGAGCCCTGCGGCTATGAGCCCCCCGTTGTCTCCAGCAGCTCGGAGCTCCCTGTCGTCAGCACCGTCACCACCGagtcctccaccagcaccccccttgtcgaggaggagcccaccaccagcaccacttTCGAGGagcccaccagcaccagcactcCCCTTCCTACTCTCCCCCctaccacctccaccaccgcgcCCGTgagcaccacctccaccaccagctccgtCTGCGTGaccaccaccgtcatccCTCCCAAGTGCGAGTACAAGTGCGGCAAGTGGTgctccaacccccttcccgaCTGGGAGAACGACGCCAAGTCCTGCAAGGCCGCCTGGACCAACTGCCTCTTGCAGGTTGCCTCCTGCTTCAAGAACGCCGGCTTCCCCCAGTCTCTTGAGTGCTTCAACTTTGGCCAGTGGTGCGCCGATGTCGACGACTACTGCGTCAAGACccccaagggcaagaagcaCGACTTTTTCGGCAAGAAGCCCCCCAAGGGAGGCAgccccgccaccaccgtgACCGTCACCACCGCTTGCCCTACCGCCgctcccacctccaccaagcctgccaccaccaccaagcctgcgacgaccaccaccatctgccCCACCCCATCGCCCACCAACATCTGCAAGCAGCCCACCAACAACTACTACGGCTACAAGCCCGGCAAGCCCGTCGGCGGGATTGACCTGCCCGTCGTGACCTGCAACGACTTGGTTTCGGACTGGCCTAGCTACCCCTTCAAGCGGTACTCGGACCCTGACACGAGAAAGTGCAAGAAATACAGCCGCTCGACGCCGAGCACTGCCTGCCAGGACGCGTGCAAGGAGCAGTATGAGGACTGCTTGGATGTTTATGCCGAGGGGTGCAGGAATAATAAGTTTAGGCCGAGGCAGGATAGTTACTTCCagcagatggagaagaggacTTTCTGGGGGGGGTGGAGCGACAGCTTTAATGGGGCGAAGGATAAGTGCAGGGCGCAGTATAATGACTGTTTGAGTGTGAATAGGAATGTGGATGTTAAGGGGAAGTGTAATAAGTTTTGCGAGtaa
- a CDS encoding uncharacterized protein (EggNog:ENOG503P2YB; BUSCO:EOG09264I6B; COG:J): MNVTPLARRPLSCLKTSLLRQARQQKMFSRSMATEVQAAAAAATSKTPSQGPDQNFYRLVDKKTKSVRSAFALYPPPLAAAGKPLSPPSTTNPVAALHDLQIKKLDPTGARTALFARTREAAKVGDILLVTHRRGGEPFAGVCLSIRRAGIDTAVLLRNHIGKVGVEMWFKIYNRNVAGIEIVKRRLKRARRARLTYMRKPKHDMGSVAEFVSAWRKSRRVFQTKGAKGKAAGQGGQGGKKKK; encoded by the exons ATGAACGTCACCCCTCTGGCTAGACGGCCTCTAAGCTGTCTCAAGaccagcctcctccgccaggCGAGACAACAAAAGATGTTTTCCCGCTCCATGGCGACAGAGGttcaagctgctgctgctgctgctacaTCAAAAACACCATCACAAGGCCCCGACCAGAACTTTT ACCGACTAGTCGACAAAAAAACCAAGTCCGTCCGCTCCGCCTTCGCCCTctaccccccacccctcgccgccgccggcaagcccctctcccccccctccaccaccaaccccgtcGCCGCCCTCCACGACCTTCAAATTAAAAAGCTCGACCCCACCGGCGCCCGCACCGCCCTCTTCGCCCGCACCCGCGAGGCCGCCAAAGTAggcgacatcctcctcgtcacccaCCGCCGCGGCGGCGAGCCCTTCGCCGGCGTCTGTCTCTCGATCCGCAGGGCAGGTATTGACACTGCGGTGCTGTTGCGGAATCACATCGGCAAGGTGGGAGTGGAGATGTGGTTCAAGATTTACAACAGGAACGTTGCCGGGATTGAGATtgtgaagaggaggttgaagagggcgaggagggcgaggttgacaTACATGAGGAAGCCGAAGCATGATATGGGGAGTGTGGCTGAGTTTGTGTCTGCTTGGAGGAAGAGCAGGAGGGTGTTCCAGACTAAGGGGGCCAAGGGGAAGGCTGCGGGGCAGGGTGGGCAgggtgggaagaagaagaaatga
- a CDS encoding uncharacterized protein (EggNog:ENOG503P4G6), which translates to MFTTSSAGALRAGARRLETTVCHNASHQRRLFSVTSQRAGGFIVFKKGSNPELQERLDTLYNKIVLPSYLSQEQQRKLTKTKYKEQLRNDPITMEIDGEIHKFRYVDPTKDIPSASKLVRQAVEHMQHEDYHNLHLVLKGFKRANRKLHDELALHIIRKAHQADRLDAVIDCAKQVELTGFKLDSPLKLSSLLVGAQTRAIESGFNPKPAKKALKQTEKVIDLLEFEGKMHQPSNRSKTRRPFYHEPMFLGLRLNLAATLAVKAKDGQDEDGKVTQYAEQMVHFWPENTGILDLQPDAAYEDPQNVQYLLDRNEFLYHVSPVLHGLQMAAKVVDPGLSMKLQNRADALEDEIRQAYEWDERMPASGEVMYNWLFNTEEMLGRIKAEKKKKVEAEVNP; encoded by the exons ATGTTCACGACATCGAGCGCCGGTGCCCTCAGGGCCGGAGCGAGGAGATTGGAGACGACGGTGTGTCACAATGCTAGCCATCAGAGGAGGTTATTCTCAGTAACGTCGCAAAGAG CCGGCGGCTTCATCGTCTTCAAGAAGGGCTCCAACCCCGAGCTCCAAGAGCGCCTCGACACCCTCTACAACAAGatcgtcctcccctcctacCTCAGCCAAGAGCAGCAGCGCAAGCTCACCAAGACCAAATACAAAGAACAGCTCCGAAATgaccccatcaccatggaAATCGACGGCGAAATCCACAAGTTCCGCTACGTAGATCCCACAAAGGACATTCCCAGCGCATCCAAACTAGTCAGACAGGCTGTCGAACACATGCAACACGAAGACtaccacaacctccacctcgtcctgAAAGGCTTCAAGCGCGCCAACAGAAAACTTCACGACGAGCTCGCCCTCCACATCATCAGGAAAGCCCACCAAGCCGACCGCCTCGACGCTGTCATCGACTGCGCCAAACAGGTTGAGCTGACGGGCTTCAAGCTCGACTCACCCTTGAAGCTGTCTTCCCTCCTCGTAGGGGCGCAGACAAGGGCGATCGAGTCCGGCTTTAATCCTAAGCCAGCAAAGAAGGCGCTCAAGCAGACGGAGAAAGTGATTGACTTGCTGGAATTCGAAGGCAAGATGCACCAGCCTAGCAACAGGTCCAAGACCCGAAGGCCCTTCTACCACGAGCCGATGTTCCTCGGTTTGAGACTCAACCTTGCCGCCACTCTTGCGGTAAAAGCCAAGGACGGCCAGGATGAGGACGGGAAGGTGACTCAGTACGCTGAGCAGATGGTTCACTTTTGGCCTGAAAACACTGGCATCCTCGACCTCCAGCCCGATGCTGCGTATGAGGACCCGCAAAACGTACAATATCTCCTCGACCGCAACGAGTTCCTTTACCATGTGTCGCCTGTGCTTCATGGCTTGCAGATGGCTGCCAAGGTGGTGGACCCGGGTCTTTCGATGAAGCTTCAGAACAGGGCGGATGCGCTGGAGGACGAGATTAGACAAGCGTATGAGTGGGACGAGCGGATGCCGGCGTCGGGAGAGGTCATGTATAACTGGTTGTTTAACACGGAGGAGATGCTGGGGCGTAtcaaggcggagaagaagaagaaggtggaagCGGAAGTGAACCCATGA
- the CYS17 gene encoding Cysteine synthase 1 (EggNog:ENOG503NW4Y; COG:E) translates to MFRPRPSTIRTFATTTRRLANPPLPPAPPSDYLINLSKSQGVAQGLAGAIGYTPLIRLNHLSSQTGCEILGKAEFMNPGGSIKDRAALYVVKDAEERGLLRPGGTVVEGTAGNTGIGLAHVCRSRGYKLVIYMPDTQSQGKIDLLRLLGAEVYPVPAVAFENPQNYNHQAKRHAERLDNAVWTNQFDNTANRRAHIETTGPEIWYQTGGKVDAFTCATGTGGTLAGITRYLKDKSNGKVKSFLADPPGSVLHSYLQSGGKLIERSGSSITEGIGQGRVTDNLAPDVELLDGSLHIGDEKSIEMVYRCLDEEGLYLGASSALNVVAAKEVAEKLGKGHTVVTVLCDGAYRYADRLFSKKWLENKNLLSAIPENLRKYIVLP, encoded by the coding sequence ATGTTCCGCCCAcgcccctccaccatccgcACCTTTgcgaccaccacccgccgcctcgccaacccccccctccccccagcacCCCCCTCCGACTACCtaatcaacctctccaaatcccaagGCGTCGCCCAAGGGCTCGCCGGCGCAATCGGCtacacccccctcatccgcctgaaccacctctcctcccaaaccGGCTGCGAGATCCTCGGCAAAGCCGAGTTCATGAACCCGGGAGGCTCAATCAAAGACCGCGCAGCCCTCTACGTGGTCAAAGACGCCGAAGAAAGGggtctcctccgccccggCGGCACCGTGGTCGAAGGAACCGCAGGCAACACCGGCATCGGTCTCGCCCACGTCTGTCGGTCAAGAGGTTACAAGCTGGTCATCTACATGCCCGACACCCAGTCCCAGGGCAAGATCGATTTGTTGCGGTTGTTAGGAGCTGAGGTCTACCCCGTGCCTGCGGTCGCGTTTGAGAACCCACAAAACTATAACCACCAGGCAAAGAGGCATGCCGAGAGGTTGGACAACGCCGTTTGGACAAACCAGTTCGACAACACCGCCAACAGGAGGGCGCATATCGAGACGACGGGACCGGAAATTTGGTATCAGACTGGGGGCAAGGTCGATGCGTTTACTTGTGCGACTGGTACCGGCGGGACGTTGGCGGGGATTACGAGATATCTCAAAGACAAGTCCAACGGGAAAGTCAAGAGCTTTTTGGCTGACCCCCCTGGGAGTGTCCTCCACTCTTACCTGCAGTCGGGCGGAAAACTGATTGAGAGGTCTGGGTCGAGCATCACGGAGGGTATTGGACAGGGCAGAGTAACCGACAATCTCGCTCCTGATGTGGAGTTGCTGGATGGCAGTTTGCACATCGGTGATGAGAAGAGCATCGAGATGGTGTATAGGTgtttggatgaggagggcttgTATCTCGGTGCCAGCTCCGCGTTGAACGTGGTAGCAGCTAAGGAGGTTGCGGAGAAGCTTGGCAAGGGGCACACCGTAGTCACGGTTCTCTGCGATGGCGCATACAGATATGCCGACAGGTTGTTCTCCAAGAAGTGGCTTGAGAACAAGAACTTGCTGAGCGCGATCCCGGAGAATCTCAGGAAGTACATCGTCCTCCCATAA
- a CDS encoding uncharacterized protein (EggNog:ENOG503Q3YY; COG:S) yields the protein MTPPTPLPDETTSTKPSTPVLDSLSSSDSDSDSDIDATSVKKPSSQQQQTEWLATSRTKRSTAGNRMKALLANETPLLITTTTSTDADADDLELLFAEDEDDAGFTPEAKDDASDVQMDSSSDEEDNDAANADEDEGEKELERQAREKRAAQRKRKTQEAIPAKFRKKVRIEPPGSSNAGSTVASPAPKPPRPKKKSERASWLPTLADMPTRASERSTTRMSKQQLHEKMVTDEIRRRKQIERMEKKAKLLEAMKKPPMTQAERLAEAAKVEKRNARSLNRWEEAEKQREEERLKKIAALNSRKLDGPVVTFWSGIQELSEGQGKHVGNLVSMEERAPRKKRQSAAAVLAAKEMGVGEEPGTPTTTPVEGEKMKVGGKEGEVKAEKVDAKMLAGTVPTETPNAGTTAAPVNSPAVPVATSTSATQGPVFAPTTEPPVSVPATQPPSTAPVSAPAAPLPTPLASPAPTVSAPASTPTPPAVAMPAPPPTVAAPAPVPALGTFQPPVPSPPPPPAQIPTAASAPPSGPVSAPPLPPTTSVSPPKGPAAPVLSMTPPTAPSMAPPPIPPPPEARPPTSGVLAAPILAPPPGPMLGAQMPMLGFPPSGGKSNVLALPNTSHTPSPLSMPLSAPAVPAPALPILSTPTMSAPVPPTVPKLNIPAPPIPSTPAQQKSAPAQTPVSATPVSATPISAAPVSATPTTAKQPDTPQSALPQSAATKPEPPAQDQQPQGKVTRSCIILQNFDDAAIKDKQIQNQILFGRKMNRLAKPAHPPLCVITNHPARYRDPKTGLHYYNSYAYKEIQRVSRGDYKWSSLLGSYVGRGWGEFAAKGVPERFTDPSRPSGIVAGGEKPEEVGVVEARLVPIEGAEPVVKMEGGGGQQGVVVPAAAPVVMPSSPGPVVTPAGGGSAPAAPAGVVMNPPPCPRPPIVSPVVVDAAPAVPEVGMAADQNNHHQPVQTQ from the coding sequence ATgacccccccaacccccctccccgacgagaccacctccaccaaaccctccaccccagTCCTCGATTCTTTATCCTCATCAGACTCCGACTCCGACTCCGACATCGACGCCACCTCCGTCAAGAAACCATcctcccaacaacagcaaacagAATGGCTCGCCACCTCCCGCACCAAGCGCTCCACAGCCGGCAACCGCATGAAAGCCCTCCTCGCAAAcgaaacccccctcctcatcacaaccacaacctcgaCCGAtgccgacgccgacgacCTCGAACTCTTGTTCGccgaagatgaagacgacgCCGGCTTCACCCCCGAAGCCAAAGACGACGCGTCCGACGTCCAAATGGATAGCTCCTCGGACGAAGAAGACAACGATGCCGCCAACGCCGACGAGGACGAAGGTGAGAAAGAGCTGGAGAGACAAGCCAGAGAAAAGAGAGCGGCTCAGCGGAAGAGGAAAACTCAAGAGGCTATCCCGGCCAAGTTCCGCAAAAAGGTTAGGATAGAGCCGCCGGGGAGCTCAAACGCGGGGAGCACGGTCGCCAGCCCGgcgccgaagccgccgaggccgaagaagaagagtgaGAGGGCTAGTTGGTTGCCTACGCTGGCGGATATGCCTACCAGAGCGTCGGAGCggtcgacgacgaggatgagcaagcagcagctgcaTGAGAAGATGGTGACGGATGAGAttaggaggaggaagcagaTTGAAaggatggagaagaaggccaagttGCTGGAGGCAATGAAGAAGCCGCCTATGACGCAGGCGGAGAGGCTGGCTGAGGCGGCCAaggtggagaagagaaaTGCGAGGAGTTTGAAtcggtgggaggaggcggagaagcagagggaggaggagaggctgaagaagattgCGGCGTTGAATAGTCGAAAGCTGGATGGACCGGTGGTGACTTTTTGGAGTGGGATTCAGGAATTGAGTGAGGGGCAGGGGAAGCATGTGGGGAACTTGGTGtcgatggaggagagggcgccgaggaagaagaggcagaGTGCGGCGGCGGTATTGGCTGcgaaggagatgggggttggtgaggagcCGGggacgccgacgacgacgccggtggagggggagaagatgaaggtgggtgggaaggagggggaggtcaAGGCTGAAAAGGTTGATGCGAAGATGTTGGCTGGCACTGTTCCAACAGAGACGCCAAACGCTGGGACGACAGCTGCTCCGGTGAATTCACCTGCTGTGCCGGTAGCGACATCAACATCGGCAACACAGGGGCCAGTCTTCGCTCCAACCACGGAACCACCAGTGTCTGTTCCAGCAACGCAACCACCATCTACTGCCCCAGTTTcggcaccagcagcacctctCCCAACCCCACTGGCAAGCCCAGCACCGACTGTCTCTGCTCCAGCTTCAACGCCCACACCTCCAGCAGTAGCAATGCccgcaccaccgccaaccgtcgcagcaccagcaccggtTCCTGCTTTGGGGACATTCCAACCGCCAgttccttcaccaccaccaccacccgctcaAATACCCACGGCTGCCTCGGCACCACCGTCAGGTCCAGTCTCTGCGCCTCCActtccaccaacaacctcagtATCACCACCCAAGGGGCCGGCAGCACCGGTACTATCAATGACACCTCCAACAGCCCCCTCAATGGCACCACCGccgataccaccaccaccagaggCGAGACCGCCCACATCAGGGGTTCTTGCTGCCCCTATTctcgcaccaccacctggcCCAATGCTTGGAGCCCAGATGCCAATGTTGGGGTTTCCTCCGTCAGGCGGGAAATCCAATGTCCTCGCTCTGCCCAATACATCACATaccccatcaccactctCCATGCCGCTTTCTGCTCCGGCTGTTCCCGCACCAGCGCTGCCCATATTATCTACCCCAACTATGTCCGCCCCTGTACCACCAACTGTACCAAAACTAAACATTCCCGCTCCTCCTATTCCGTCAACTCCTGCTCAGCAGAAGTCGGCGCCAGCTCAGACGCCGGTATCAGCAACACCTGTCTCGGCGACACCAATATCAGCAGCCCCAGTCTcggcaaccccaacaacagccaaaCAGCCCGACACGCCCCAATCAGCTCTCCCCCAgtccgccgccaccaaacCAGAACCACCAGCTCAAGACCAGCAACCACAGGGCAAAGTCACCAGAAGCTGCATCATCCTCCAAAACTTTGACGACgccgccatcaaggacaAGCAGATCCAGAACCAGATCTTGTTTGGTCGGAAGATGAACCGGCTGGCCAAGCCGGCGCACCCGCCGCTGTGTGTCATTACCAACCATCCTGCCCGATACCGAGACCCAAAGACGGGGTTGCATTACTATAATAGTTATGCGTACAAGGAGATTCAGAGGGTGAGCCGGGGGGATTACAAGTGGAGCTCGCTGCTGGGGAGTTatgtggggaggggatggggagagtTTGCGGCGAAGGGGGTGCCGGAGAGGTTTACGGATCCGAGCAGGCCGAGCGGGATtgttgctgggggggagaagccagaggaggtgggagtggtggaggcgaggttggtgccTATTGAGGGGGCGGAGccggtggtgaagatggagggagggggggggcagcagggtgttgttgtgcctgctgctgctccggTTGTgatgccttcttctcctgggCCGGTTGTAACGCCTGCAGGTGGTGGTTCTGCGCCCGCTGCTCCAGCTGGAGTGGTGAtgaaccctcctccttgtcctcgtcctccaatTGTGTCACCAGTAGTAGTTGATGCCGCTCCTGCTGTCCCGGAGGTGGGTATGGCTGCTGACCAGaataaccaccaccagcctgtGCAAACGCAGTAG
- a CDS encoding uncharacterized protein (EggNog:ENOG503P53C) — MSTDKIDSLLQQYLFLLNEYTTLRTTLNNLQSSLYQHLARANFSAQPGVRHYGQDYYDERMQSTSHLDITISSETNTPEFSLVRPPVTNDKPSEKPKPNDNTKEQPQTQDGPGSTQHANNSNPLSPHPPPKDEAGDGKARDEAESKRDDSQPTTTSKQKNSTNPLHWFGILTPLPLRLAQADAKTAVEDIIPKLATLSEQMKALEVEVRRERKKRAKAEKEESKQQKDQNRGRCGGICNYQLKRVK; from the coding sequence ATGTCTACCGACAAAAtcgactccctcctccaacaatacctcttcctcctcaacgaatacaccaccctccgcaccaccctcaacaacctccagtCATCCCTCTACCAGCACCTCGCCCGCGCCAACTTTTCCGCCCAACCCGGCGTGAGACACTACGGCCAAGACTACTACGATGAGCGAATGCAATCCACCTCCcatctcgacatcaccaTCTCTTCCGAAACCAACACACCCGAGTTCAGCCTTGTAAGACCACCAGTCACAAATGATAAACCATCAGAGAAGCCAAAACCCAACGACAACACCAAAGAGCAACCCCAAACTCAGGACGGGCCAGGATCAACACAGCatgccaacaacagcaacccaTTGTCACCACATCCACCGCCCAAAGATGAAGCTGGTGATGGAAAGGCCAGAGACGAAGCAGAGTCAAAAAGGGATGATTCgcaaccaaccacaacatcaaAACAGAAGaactccaccaaccccctccactGGTTCGGCATcctaacccccctccccctccgcctcgcCCAAGCAGACGCCAAAACCGCCGTCGAGGATATCATCCCCAAACTAGCAACCCTCAGCGAGCAGATGAAAGCCCTCGAAGTTGAAGTCAGAcgtgagagaaagaagagggccaaggccgagaaggaagagtccaaacaacaaaaagatCAAAACAGAGGCCGCTGTGGAGGTATATGCAACTATCAACTTAAACGTGTAAAGTAA
- the cdc42 gene encoding GTPase Cdc42 (COG:U; EggNog:ENOG503NUXM), whose translation MVLGTIKCVVVGDGAVGKTCLLISYTTNKFPSEYVPTVFDNYAVTVMIGDEPYTLGLFDTAGQEDYDRLRPLSYPQTDVFLVCFSVTSPASFENVREKWFPEVHHHCPGVPCLIVGTQVDLRDDPSVQQKLAKQKMSPVSKADGERMAKDLGAVKYVECSALTQYKLKDVFDEAIVAALEPPTPKKSRHKCQIL comes from the exons ATGGTTTTAGGAACCATCAA GTGCGTGGTCGTCGGTGACGGTGCTGTCGGAAAGACTTGTCTTCTGATCAGCTATACAACGAACAAGTTCCCCTCGGAATATGTCCCGACCGTCTTCGACAACTATGCCGTCACAGTCAT GATCGGAGATGAGCCGTACACATTGGGCCTGTTTGATACTGCCGGGCAAGAAGATTACGACCGCCTGCGTCCTCTCTCATATCCACAGACCGACGTCTTCTTGGTCTGCTTCAGCGTCACATCTCCGGCCTCGTTCGAAAACGTCCGCGAGAAGTGGTTCCCCGAAGTgcaccaccactgccccgGCGTTCCCTGCCTGATCGTCGGCACTCAGGTGGATTTGCGTGACGATCCTTCAGTCCAGCAGAAGCTGGCCAAGCAAAAGATGTCGCCCGTGTCAAAAGCCGACGGTGAGAGGATGGCGAAGGATCTCGGTGCTGTCAAATATGTCGAGTGCAGTGCCCTCACGCAGTACAAGTTGAAGGATGTCTTTGATGAG GCTATTGTTGCTGCCTTAgaaccacccacacccaaGAAGAGCCGCCACAAGTGCCAGATTCTTTGA